The following coding sequences are from one Sphingobium sp. RAC03 window:
- a CDS encoding YdcF family protein, protein MMRTVARMATLFATMAAVAIATVPAQAGAVRDVVTERLSQRLFPLFDGMARDPTAVRTLVSKADIAALLDSRQRRVAGCAQDMFCVAQALIWTETDIDAVAKSVAAPAGLTAPDDGVAAQAKREMEGINIILRTYGLGAPAAYAQIDGAGMIDPQERQARLQAAYWLSRTPRDTSAQALDPSIDYALALLDGSDRADAIGFEPLTGGANAAAMARATGLDWSRYRYSALIVTGVGPEVPDMAISPFGKYHLRLAASRFAQGDAPFIIVTGGKAHPRATRFAEAEQMRNALIDRYGIPADAILIEPYARHTTTNLRNATRLLMAMDAPMDRDAVIVCNPGQSASIESPQFVTRNQRELGYQPGQVGRRLSPTELLFRPSRVSARIDPRDPLDP, encoded by the coding sequence ATGATGCGCACCGTGGCACGGATGGCGACCCTGTTCGCCACTATGGCTGCGGTTGCGATCGCGACGGTCCCGGCACAAGCCGGGGCCGTTCGCGATGTCGTGACCGAACGGCTTTCGCAGCGGCTCTTTCCGCTTTTCGACGGGATGGCGCGCGACCCGACCGCTGTTCGGACACTTGTTTCCAAGGCGGACATCGCTGCCCTGTTGGACAGTCGGCAGCGGCGCGTCGCTGGCTGCGCGCAGGATATGTTCTGCGTGGCGCAGGCGCTGATCTGGACGGAAACGGACATCGACGCCGTGGCCAAGTCGGTGGCTGCGCCTGCTGGCCTGACCGCCCCCGATGATGGGGTGGCCGCGCAGGCCAAGCGCGAGATGGAAGGCATCAACATCATCTTGCGCACCTATGGCCTGGGCGCGCCAGCCGCCTATGCGCAGATCGACGGGGCCGGCATGATCGATCCGCAAGAGCGCCAGGCGCGGCTTCAGGCCGCTTATTGGCTGTCACGCACCCCACGCGACACATCGGCGCAGGCGCTGGACCCCAGCATCGACTATGCGCTGGCGCTGCTGGACGGTAGCGATCGCGCCGATGCGATCGGTTTCGAACCGCTGACCGGTGGCGCGAATGCGGCCGCCATGGCGCGCGCGACAGGTCTCGATTGGAGCCGCTATCGCTATTCCGCATTGATCGTCACGGGCGTCGGGCCGGAAGTGCCGGACATGGCGATCAGCCCCTTTGGCAAATATCATCTTCGGCTGGCCGCCAGCCGCTTCGCGCAGGGCGACGCGCCCTTTATCATCGTGACCGGAGGCAAGGCACATCCCCGCGCGACCCGCTTTGCTGAGGCCGAGCAGATGCGCAACGCGCTGATCGACCGCTATGGTATTCCGGCTGACGCGATCCTGATCGAACCCTATGCCCGGCATACGACCACCAATTTGCGCAATGCGACCCGCCTGCTGATGGCGATGGACGCGCCGATGGACCGCGATGCCGTGATCGTCTGCAACCCCGGCCAGAGCGCTTCGATCGAAAGCCCGCAGTTCGTTACGCGTAACCAGCGGGAGCTTGGCTATCAGCCAGGGCAAGTCGGTCGCCGCCTGTCGCCAACCGAATTGCTGTTCCGCCCCTCCCGCGTATCGGCGCGGATCGATCCGCGCGACCCCCTCGACCCCTGA
- a CDS encoding HvfC/BufC N-terminal domain-containing protein yields MTQLLGAQDEFLACLLDDGAPLPMGWDARRAAGMAVYRNAYRTRLIDVLRNTFERTARLVGDHAFSQAAAHHLITHPPTSWTIDLAGAGFAETCAELFANDPDVGEVAWLEWEMHCAFTAADGAPMTPTDFAATTADFDARQWDELRLELIPGTALRPVTYDLVRLWETLADSQQAPALERLREPKWVLLWREGEQPVFGLLAEAEALALANLQQGDTFGEVCAALMKYFDAADVATNAGTMLLNWLELAMIQRIHS; encoded by the coding sequence ATGACCCAGCTTTTGGGCGCGCAGGACGAATTTTTGGCCTGTCTGCTTGATGACGGCGCGCCCTTGCCAATGGGATGGGATGCGCGCCGCGCCGCGGGCATGGCCGTCTATCGCAATGCCTATCGAACGCGGCTTATCGATGTCTTGCGGAACACGTTCGAACGCACCGCAAGGCTGGTGGGCGACCATGCCTTCAGCCAGGCGGCCGCGCATCATCTGATCACGCATCCGCCTACGAGCTGGACCATTGACCTGGCCGGTGCGGGATTTGCCGAAACCTGCGCCGAACTGTTCGCCAATGATCCCGACGTGGGCGAGGTGGCGTGGCTGGAATGGGAAATGCACTGCGCATTCACCGCCGCCGACGGTGCGCCAATGACGCCGACCGATTTTGCTGCCACGACGGCGGACTTCGATGCCCGGCAATGGGACGAACTTCGCCTCGAACTCATTCCCGGCACAGCCTTGCGACCGGTCACATATGATCTTGTCCGCCTGTGGGAAACATTGGCCGATTCACAACAGGCGCCGGCGCTGGAAAGGCTGCGCGAACCCAAGTGGGTGCTGCTGTGGCGCGAAGGCGAGCAACCGGTTTTCGGCCTTTTGGCCGAAGCAGAAGCGCTCGCATTGGCGAACCTTCAGCAAGGCGACACATTCGGCGAAGTCTGCGCCGCGCTGATGAAGTATTTCGACGCTGCTGATGTCGCGACCAATGCGGGCACAATGTTGCTGAACTGGCTGGAACTTGCGATGATCCAACGGATACATTCCTAG
- the bufA2 gene encoding BufA2 family periplasmic bufferin-type metallophore: MTTKTRNASIAAAAAAIALSSFSAFAADAPTGSKGRALGTSDTVHCYGLHSCKGNSDCATAEHECKGQNACKGHGFKAMKAGECLTKGGTIGDLG; encoded by the coding sequence ATGACCACCAAGACACGCAATGCATCCATCGCCGCTGCCGCAGCCGCCATCGCGCTCAGCTCATTCTCGGCCTTCGCGGCCGACGCGCCGACCGGAAGCAAAGGCCGCGCCCTCGGCACCAGCGACACGGTGCATTGCTATGGCCTGCATAGCTGCAAGGGCAATTCCGACTGCGCCACGGCTGAGCACGAATGCAAGGGTCAGAATGCCTGCAAGGGCCACGGCTTCAAGGCAATGAAGGCAGGTGAGTGTCTCACGAAGGGCGGAACGATCGGCGACCTCGGCTGA
- a CDS encoding nuclease, whose product MRTLLLAFTTISALALHPTAAHAWGQTAHAVIDQAAIEAIPEDGPVFLRKHVDYIAASASLPDSWRGDAENFSKMEEDPNHGWFREQFTFVKPIPRSRHEFVLALYKRYETIKDSDPQTAQRTNIRWTGTLPYAAMEAYERLITCMRYVRKAQAEGGDASIPEQHCAFQVIRLGHYIGDGAQPHHDSIHSDGWRGDNPKGYTTDRSVHGRFESRFVDGMGLTVADIAPRIGTPRRQNGDMFDAVLGFMNEAGDLVENLYKLEKRNGFADFADKDVRAFVYDRTTAGAAMLRDMLCRAWAESATPPAKITPSPLDANNPRFNPETGSAPS is encoded by the coding sequence ATGCGAACCCTCCTGCTTGCCTTCACCACGATCAGCGCACTGGCGTTGCATCCGACCGCCGCCCATGCCTGGGGCCAGACCGCCCATGCCGTGATTGATCAGGCGGCAATAGAGGCCATCCCGGAGGATGGGCCGGTCTTCCTGCGCAAGCATGTCGATTATATTGCAGCCTCGGCCTCGCTGCCCGACAGTTGGCGGGGGGATGCGGAGAATTTCTCCAAGATGGAGGAAGACCCCAATCATGGCTGGTTTCGGGAACAGTTCACCTTCGTAAAACCCATCCCGCGGTCGCGCCATGAATTCGTCCTGGCACTCTACAAACGGTATGAGACCATTAAGGATAGCGATCCGCAGACGGCGCAGCGGACCAATATACGCTGGACCGGCACCCTGCCCTATGCGGCGATGGAAGCCTATGAACGGCTGATCACCTGCATGCGCTACGTCCGCAAGGCCCAGGCGGAGGGCGGCGATGCGTCGATCCCGGAACAACATTGCGCTTTTCAGGTCATACGGCTGGGCCATTATATCGGCGATGGGGCGCAGCCGCACCATGACTCCATCCATTCCGACGGATGGCGCGGCGACAATCCCAAGGGCTATACCACCGACCGGTCCGTTCATGGCCGGTTCGAAAGCCGGTTCGTCGACGGCATGGGCCTGACGGTAGCGGACATCGCGCCGCGCATCGGGACGCCGCGCCGCCAGAATGGCGACATGTTCGACGCGGTACTGGGCTTTATGAACGAAGCGGGCGACCTCGTGGAAAATCTGTACAAGCTCGAAAAGCGCAACGGCTTTGCCGATTTTGCCGACAAGGATGTGCGCGCGTTCGTCTATGACCGGACGACAGCAGGCGCCGCAATGCTGCGTGACATGCTGTGCCGCGCCTGGGCCGAAAGCGCGACGCCGCCCGCCAAAATCACGCCCTCGCCGCTCGACGCCAACAATCCGCGCTTCAACCCGGAAACCGGATCGGCACCGAGCTGA
- a CDS encoding TonB-dependent receptor: protein MIKTVFATGTALAALCSTFLTPAFAQDAAPAEQAAELGGEQSDIIVTGSTRAQRRFDVSYAINTISAEDVEKIAPVNFADLIGQLPGFQTEITGGEVQNIYRIRGLPNDGGFVSFQQDGLPLFHENDGVFFRGDAILRQDLMTDHVEVVRGGPAPVYASYSGAIINAITVTGSDTPRGKAQVTLGDTGLYRLDAYQAGPLGENTYYAIGGFLRQHDGYRDNGFPNDKGGQIRANIKHDLDNGSIKLSLNYVNDHNVFYLPIPTADPREPSISLNKYIDFFEGTMNSPALRNVNLKYRDGAGVIQSGTSDLADGRHMQMINIGAQYEAEFGGWLVSAKAGYTQGQLDFTAFYSTTNPTTLTAFLDAGGANSIRNRANSAFGTASRFGLTLAGTNSVYDPETASGLIMQGQYRDIHSKYYSAQGNFSVAKKFETGIGSHDIKLGLYTSAYGESSRTTFQNYLIEVAGQPRTLDLVAYNAAGTEIGRVTDNGVLNYAATLSQGDSDATMFALYANDTWEIIPGLRIDAGVRHERYSYKGWAALTEQVNLGDATTLADDTTRGFTGVIVNSKGKPNVTNWTVGANYDFSQNVGVYGRASHLETPPNVQTVMSINPTIITTVADQFEVGLKLASGRSYLYVTGFYTNFDPLNASFLAFDPTTGRNDVNIPFIGEAQVKGVEFDASVAVTPWFSLNGALTISDPKYKNFQSATGADPEQAEGNQIVRQPKIYGNIRPSFDFQTGETDISVYGRYTYMGKRFVDLYNNTALPAYGTIGAGVTARHGSWQMQIVGDNLFNAHGLTEGNTRTDSLSGQGSAEAIYGRPIFGRNFRLVISKSW, encoded by the coding sequence ATGATCAAGACCGTTTTTGCCACCGGCACCGCCCTTGCGGCGCTGTGTTCCACCTTCCTTACGCCCGCCTTTGCGCAGGATGCAGCCCCCGCCGAGCAGGCGGCCGAACTGGGCGGCGAGCAGAGCGATATCATCGTCACCGGCTCGACCCGCGCCCAGCGTCGCTTCGACGTGTCCTATGCGATCAACACCATCTCGGCCGAAGATGTCGAGAAGATCGCCCCCGTCAACTTCGCCGATCTGATCGGCCAGCTGCCCGGTTTCCAGACCGAAATCACCGGCGGCGAAGTGCAGAATATCTATCGTATTCGCGGCCTGCCCAATGATGGCGGCTTTGTCAGCTTCCAGCAGGACGGCCTGCCGCTGTTCCACGAAAATGACGGCGTCTTTTTCCGGGGCGACGCGATCTTGAGGCAAGACCTGATGACCGACCATGTCGAGGTCGTGCGCGGCGGCCCTGCCCCGGTCTATGCCAGCTATTCGGGCGCGATCATCAACGCGATCACCGTGACGGGCAGCGATACGCCGCGCGGCAAGGCGCAGGTGACGCTAGGCGACACCGGCCTTTATCGGCTGGATGCCTATCAGGCCGGACCGCTGGGCGAGAATACCTATTATGCGATCGGCGGCTTCCTGCGTCAGCATGACGGCTATCGCGACAATGGCTTCCCCAACGATAAGGGCGGCCAGATCCGCGCCAACATCAAACATGATCTGGACAATGGTTCGATCAAGCTGAGCCTGAACTATGTCAACGATCACAACGTCTTCTACCTGCCGATCCCGACGGCGGACCCGCGTGAACCCAGCATTTCGCTGAACAAATATATCGACTTTTTCGAAGGGACGATGAATTCGCCCGCACTGCGCAACGTCAATCTGAAATATCGCGATGGCGCAGGCGTGATCCAGAGCGGCACCAGCGACCTGGCCGACGGCCGCCACATGCAGATGATCAATATCGGCGCGCAATATGAAGCCGAGTTCGGCGGCTGGCTGGTGTCGGCCAAGGCCGGTTATACCCAGGGGCAACTGGATTTCACCGCTTTCTATTCGACCACCAACCCCACGACGCTGACCGCCTTCCTCGATGCCGGTGGCGCCAACAGCATCCGCAACCGGGCGAACAGCGCGTTCGGCACGGCCAGCCGCTTTGGCCTGACGCTGGCGGGGACCAATAGCGTCTATGACCCCGAAACCGCCTCTGGCCTCATCATGCAGGGGCAATATCGCGACATTCATTCCAAATATTATTCGGCGCAGGGCAATTTCTCGGTCGCGAAGAAGTTCGAGACCGGCATCGGCAGCCACGATATCAAGCTCGGCCTCTACACCAGTGCCTATGGCGAAAGCAGCCGCACCACGTTTCAGAACTACCTGATCGAAGTGGCGGGCCAGCCGCGCACGCTCGACTTGGTTGCCTATAATGCGGCGGGTACGGAGATCGGCCGGGTCACCGACAATGGCGTGCTGAACTATGCCGCGACGCTGAGCCAAGGCGATTCGGACGCGACGATGTTCGCGCTTTATGCCAACGACACCTGGGAGATCATTCCCGGCCTGCGCATCGACGCGGGCGTCCGTCATGAACGCTACAGCTATAAGGGCTGGGCCGCGCTGACCGAGCAGGTCAATCTGGGCGATGCCACGACATTGGCCGACGACACCACGCGCGGTTTCACCGGCGTCATCGTCAATTCCAAGGGGAAGCCCAACGTTACCAACTGGACGGTCGGCGCCAATTACGACTTCAGCCAGAATGTCGGCGTCTATGGCCGCGCGTCGCACCTCGAAACGCCGCCCAATGTGCAGACCGTTATGAGCATCAATCCCACGATCATCACCACCGTCGCCGACCAGTTCGAGGTCGGGCTGAAGCTCGCTTCGGGTCGTTCCTACCTCTATGTCACGGGCTTCTACACCAATTTCGATCCGCTCAACGCCTCGTTCCTCGCCTTTGACCCGACGACGGGCCGCAACGATGTGAACATCCCCTTCATCGGCGAAGCCCAGGTGAAGGGCGTGGAGTTCGACGCCTCGGTCGCGGTCACGCCGTGGTTCTCGCTCAACGGGGCGCTGACGATCAGCGATCCCAAATATAAGAATTTCCAGAGCGCGACCGGGGCCGACCCGGAACAGGCCGAGGGCAACCAGATCGTCCGCCAGCCGAAAATCTATGGCAATATCCGTCCGAGCTTCGACTTCCAGACGGGCGAGACGGATATCTCGGTCTATGGTCGCTACACCTATATGGGCAAGCGCTTCGTCGATCTGTACAACAATACTGCCCTGCCTGCCTATGGCACGATCGGCGCGGGCGTCACGGCGCGCCACGGCAGCTGGCAGATGCAGATTGTAGGCGACAATCTGTTCAACGCCCATGGCCTGACCGAAGGCAATACCCGCACCGACTCGCTGAGCGGCCAGGGCAGCGCGGAAGCCATTTACGGTCGGCCGATCTTTGGCCGTAACTTCCGCCTCGTCATCAGCAAGTCCTGGTAA
- a CDS encoding DoxX family protein, translated as MQHIATLYDRIVAIAASRLAEGIALLQARIALAGIFWRSGRSKVTEDSLFEISDSTRYLFENDYAAVPLPPEIAAPLATLGEHLFPVLLVIGLATRLSAGALLTMTLVIQIFVYPQAWWTTHILWAALAAVLIVRGGGVLSLDALIGQWRQRRA; from the coding sequence ATGCAGCACATCGCCACATTGTACGATCGGATCGTAGCCATCGCCGCATCGCGCCTGGCCGAGGGCATTGCGCTGCTGCAGGCCCGGATCGCGCTCGCCGGGATATTCTGGCGATCGGGCCGGAGCAAAGTGACGGAGGACAGTCTTTTCGAGATCAGCGATTCAACCCGCTATCTGTTCGAAAATGACTATGCCGCCGTCCCGCTACCACCTGAAATCGCTGCGCCACTGGCAACGCTGGGCGAGCATCTGTTCCCCGTGCTGCTGGTGATCGGGCTGGCAACCCGGCTCTCGGCCGGCGCGCTGCTCACAATGACACTCGTTATCCAGATTTTCGTGTATCCGCAAGCCTGGTGGACGACGCATATCCTGTGGGCCGCGCTGGCTGCGGTGCTGATCGTGCGCGGCGGCGGCGTGCTGTCGCTCGACGCGCTGATCGGCCAATGGCGACAACGGCGCGCGTGA
- a CDS encoding ROK family transcriptional regulator, producing the protein MQFPSIDKDQRRILQRLRKSGPLSRSALSAALEISGTALTRLSRDLLALGLVEEMPDVDVQRRGRPAIPLRLAPRGGYAVGATAHKGLIEIALVDFTGTTIAIHHEATEPIDPRAFAHKIRRITHMLVDRHGLLGQRMLGIGIAVPGPALSLAGDRWAVVDVLPDWRDAPLHDIFSAEMGWPLWIENDANAAAIAEYYLGGLIRDFSSMVILLLGFGIGAGVIVDGRLVRGQFGAAGEIGALFPGDRPRPSPLDLLAVLRAGGCDISSVAEIDFDATDQAPIIETWLDRAARQLEIVCNSAFAWFDPGAIMLAGALPRAILDGLADRLRSAHLVTMFDHRRPPVQVSNLGSSPITLGAALLPIHALSAEI; encoded by the coding sequence ATGCAATTTCCCTCCATCGACAAGGACCAGCGCCGCATCCTGCAAAGGCTGCGCAAGTCCGGCCCGCTGTCGCGATCCGCGCTGTCGGCGGCGCTGGAAATCAGCGGCACGGCACTGACCCGGCTGTCCCGCGATCTGCTTGCGCTCGGCCTGGTCGAGGAAATGCCCGACGTCGATGTGCAGCGGCGGGGCAGGCCCGCCATCCCCCTCCGCCTCGCTCCGCGCGGCGGCTATGCGGTCGGCGCGACCGCGCATAAGGGTCTGATCGAGATCGCGCTGGTGGACTTCACCGGCACCACGATCGCGATCCATCATGAAGCGACCGAGCCGATCGACCCCAGGGCATTCGCGCACAAAATCCGTCGCATCACCCATATGCTGGTCGATCGCCATGGCCTGCTGGGGCAACGGATGCTGGGCATCGGTATTGCCGTTCCTGGCCCGGCGCTGTCCTTGGCGGGCGACCGTTGGGCAGTGGTCGATGTCCTTCCCGACTGGCGGGACGCGCCCTTGCACGACATATTCTCAGCCGAAATGGGCTGGCCTTTGTGGATCGAAAATGACGCCAACGCCGCCGCCATCGCCGAATATTATCTCGGCGGCCTGATCCGCGATTTTTCCTCCATGGTCATATTGCTGCTTGGGTTTGGCATCGGCGCTGGCGTCATCGTCGACGGCCGCCTCGTGCGCGGGCAATTTGGCGCGGCGGGCGAGATCGGGGCCTTGTTTCCCGGTGACCGGCCACGTCCCAGCCCGCTCGACCTGCTCGCCGTCCTGCGCGCGGGCGGGTGTGACATTTCCTCTGTCGCCGAAATCGATTTCGATGCCACAGACCAGGCGCCCATCATCGAAACCTGGCTCGATCGCGCCGCACGGCAGTTGGAAATCGTCTGCAATTCCGCCTTTGCCTGGTTCGATCCGGGCGCGATCATGCTGGCGGGGGCATTGCCGCGTGCCATTCTCGATGGCCTGGCCGATCGCCTGCGCAGCGCCCATCTGGTCACCATGTTCGACCATCGCAGGCCGCCGGTGCAGGTCTCGAATCTCGGCAGTTCGCCCATCACCTTGGGCGCGGCGCTGTTGCCCATTCACGCGCTGTCGGCAGAAATTTGA
- a CDS encoding BufA1 family periplasmic bufferin-type metallophore yields the protein MKTATIARIAGLATTAALAAGVATTPVAAQKVPMEKCYGIAKAGQNDCSAGAGTSCAGTSTRDYQGNAWKLVKQGMCVKTKTPMGNGSLTPINR from the coding sequence ATGAAGACCGCCACTATCGCCCGCATTGCCGGACTTGCCACAACCGCCGCTCTGGCAGCCGGCGTCGCCACCACCCCCGTCGCCGCGCAGAAGGTGCCGATGGAAAAATGCTATGGCATCGCTAAGGCTGGGCAGAATGATTGCTCCGCTGGCGCTGGCACGAGCTGCGCCGGAACCTCGACCCGCGACTATCAGGGCAACGCCTGGAAGCTGGTCAAGCAGGGCATGTGCGTGAAGACCAAGACGCCGATGGGCAATGGCTCGCTGACGCCGATCAATCGCTGA
- a CDS encoding helix-turn-helix domain-containing protein has protein sequence MDRDLWSGLAIFGEIVEAGSFAKAATRLGLSASALSHAMRVLERKLDLRLLDRTTRSLAPTSAGEALLLRLRPAMASV, from the coding sequence ATGGATCGCGATCTCTGGTCAGGCCTCGCGATATTCGGGGAAATCGTGGAGGCGGGCAGCTTCGCCAAGGCAGCGACGCGGCTTGGCCTTTCTGCCTCTGCGCTCAGCCATGCGATGCGCGTGCTGGAAAGGAAGCTGGATCTGCGATTGCTCGATCGCACGACCCGTTCGCTGGCACCGACCAGCGCCGGCGAAGCGCTGCTCCTGCGATTGCGACCCGCCATGGCGTCGGTCTAG
- the bufB gene encoding MNIO family bufferin maturase — MTDIATFSGFGLGLRRDHYRDFLAGDVAVDFVEVIAENFMVDGGRPLRVLEQVRAKLPVILHGVSLSVGSANGLDSDHLVRLKALVDRIEPLWVSDHLCWTRTSAHNSHDLLPKPLTRAAMNVVCANIDRAQDALGRAMLFENPSSYLTFPDDEMTEWEFLAEMSRKTGCYLLLDINNIYVSACNHGFDPEAYLSGIPADRVRQVHLAGHTPGEIVIDTHDRPVCDAVWNLYGSAVGQLGEVAVMIERDDAIPPLPDLLAELDRARTIAATTRVEMAL, encoded by the coding sequence ATGACAGATATAGCCACATTCAGTGGGTTCGGCCTTGGCCTGCGCCGCGATCACTACCGTGATTTTCTCGCGGGCGATGTCGCCGTCGATTTTGTCGAGGTCATAGCCGAAAACTTCATGGTCGATGGCGGGCGGCCGCTGCGCGTGCTGGAACAGGTGCGCGCCAAACTTCCGGTCATCCTGCATGGCGTATCGCTGTCGGTTGGCTCGGCAAACGGGCTGGACAGCGATCATCTGGTCCGGCTCAAGGCGCTGGTAGACCGGATCGAGCCTCTGTGGGTGTCCGATCATCTGTGCTGGACGCGGACCAGCGCGCACAACAGCCATGATCTGCTCCCGAAGCCGCTGACCCGCGCGGCGATGAATGTCGTATGCGCCAACATCGACCGCGCGCAGGATGCGCTCGGACGGGCAATGCTGTTCGAAAATCCTTCAAGCTATCTGACGTTCCCGGACGACGAGATGACGGAGTGGGAGTTCCTGGCCGAGATGAGCCGCAAGACGGGCTGTTACCTGCTGCTCGACATCAACAATATCTACGTCAGCGCCTGCAACCATGGTTTCGATCCTGAGGCCTACCTTTCAGGCATACCCGCCGACAGGGTGCGGCAGGTGCATCTGGCCGGGCACACGCCGGGCGAGATCGTCATCGACACGCACGACCGGCCCGTTTGCGATGCTGTTTGGAACCTCTATGGTTCAGCCGTTGGCCAGCTTGGCGAGGTGGCCGTGATGATCGAGCGGGATGATGCGATCCCGCCGCTGCCGGACCTGTTGGCAGAACTTGACCGTGCCCGCACGATTGCCGCCACCACGCGCGTAGAGATGGCACTATGA
- a CDS encoding LysR substrate-binding domain-containing protein, producing the protein MLDGAREHPAGRVRVNAHRPAAVHLIMPRLPALARDCPDVLVELVVNDGFVDIVAERFDCGVRHAQGLQGDMISVRISDPVPLIFVASPHYLADHGRPEHPDDLAQHRCVSYRHASSGALHRWEFDQNGITSERAVPHNFVTNDVDVMRDAALAGLGVACLIKAQASHHLMAGDLIEVLSGWAPTLPPNHLYYPNRRQPTAAFRAFLAAMRL; encoded by the coding sequence TTGCTTGATGGGGCACGCGAGCATCCTGCGGGGCGAGTGCGGGTCAATGCCCATCGCCCCGCTGCCGTCCACCTCATCATGCCGCGACTGCCTGCGCTGGCGCGCGACTGTCCCGATGTCCTGGTCGAGTTGGTGGTCAATGACGGCTTCGTTGATATCGTCGCCGAACGTTTCGACTGCGGCGTCCGGCATGCACAAGGGCTTCAAGGGGACATGATCTCGGTACGGATTAGCGATCCGGTGCCGCTGATCTTCGTTGCGTCGCCGCACTATCTCGCTGATCATGGTCGGCCGGAGCATCCCGATGACCTCGCTCAGCACCGCTGCGTCAGCTATCGCCACGCCAGTTCGGGCGCTTTGCACCGCTGGGAGTTCGATCAGAACGGCATAACATCAGAGCGTGCCGTGCCCCACAATTTCGTCACCAACGATGTCGATGTGATGCGCGACGCCGCGCTGGCGGGTCTCGGCGTTGCTTGCCTGATCAAGGCGCAGGCGTCGCACCATCTTATGGCAGGTGATCTCATCGAGGTTCTAAGCGGCTGGGCGCCAACGCTTCCGCCCAACCATCTCTACTATCCAAACCGGCGCCAACCCACGGCCGCATTTCGCGCCTTCCTGGCTGCCATGCGCCTTTAA
- a CDS encoding aldo/keto reductase, with protein MNLQSLRPLGSSGLLVSPLALGTMTFGTPRWGMDGNASRAVFDRYADLGGNFIDTADVYSGGTSEEMVGTFIAEAGLRERMVIATKSGFNTGKGFHQGGNGARHIHAAVEGSLRRLKTDFIDLYWIHIWDGITPAAELLQTMSGLIQSGKIRYWGLSNSPAWYVAQLATLARAQGLPAPIGLQYFYSLVERGVEDEHVPLGRAFGMGLVPWSPLAYGLLTGKYDRVIVEAGPAREGGVPNAGDDGHISRADDDKRLDGDNPFGDRLFTERNWRIVDEVKRVAAELGETSARVAIAWVVGRPGVASTLIGVSRAEQVTDNVSALQLHLSDKHVAALDAVSAEGGKFLYGLFQPQTRNQIVFGGADILA; from the coding sequence GTGAACCTTCAATCCCTTCGCCCTCTTGGCTCGTCCGGCCTGCTCGTCAGCCCTCTTGCGCTCGGCACGATGACATTTGGAACGCCGCGCTGGGGCATGGACGGAAATGCCAGCCGCGCGGTGTTTGACCGCTATGCCGATCTCGGCGGTAATTTCATCGACACGGCCGATGTCTATTCGGGCGGCACGTCGGAGGAAATGGTCGGCACATTCATCGCCGAGGCTGGCCTGCGCGAGCGCATGGTGATCGCGACTAAGTCGGGCTTCAATACGGGCAAGGGCTTCCATCAGGGCGGAAACGGCGCGCGCCATATCCATGCCGCCGTCGAGGGTTCGCTCAGGCGGCTGAAGACCGATTTCATTGACCTATACTGGATTCACATCTGGGACGGCATCACCCCGGCGGCGGAACTGCTCCAGACGATGAGCGGCCTCATCCAGTCCGGCAAGATCCGCTATTGGGGCCTGTCCAACAGCCCCGCCTGGTATGTGGCGCAACTCGCCACGCTGGCGCGGGCACAGGGACTGCCTGCGCCCATCGGTCTTCAATATTTCTACTCCTTGGTGGAGCGCGGTGTGGAGGACGAGCATGTGCCGCTTGGCCGCGCGTTCGGCATGGGCCTCGTCCCCTGGAGTCCCCTCGCTTATGGCCTCCTGACCGGCAAATATGACCGGGTCATTGTTGAAGCCGGTCCAGCGCGTGAAGGAGGCGTCCCCAATGCGGGCGATGACGGACACATATCGCGCGCGGACGATGACAAGCGGCTTGATGGGGATAATCCCTTTGGAGACAGGTTGTTCACCGAACGTAACTGGCGGATCGTCGACGAGGTCAAGCGGGTGGCGGCAGAACTGGGCGAGACGTCAGCGCGGGTCGCCATCGCCTGGGTTGTCGGTCGCCCCGGAGTCGCCTCGACCCTGATAGGCGTCAGTCGTGCCGAACAGGTGACAGACAATGTCTCAGCGCTGCAGCTTCACTTGTCAGACAAGCATGTTGCGGCGCTCGATGCAGTCAGCGCAGAAGGAGGGAAATTTCTCTATGGGCTGTTTCAACCGCAAACACGCAACCAGATCGTTTTTGGTGGCGCGGACATCCTGGCCTGA